A genomic segment from Necator americanus strain Aroian chromosome III, whole genome shotgun sequence encodes:
- a CDS encoding hypothetical protein (NECATOR_CHRIII.G9917.T1), translated as MLLRDLRACADRGLEAAHDSTSCRKAMQEDFSKYRQQKILEAAQRKTSLKKCRRDLCDYNISLAALLTEDEKRFYTNLFRSSTPASSPIISAGGVPPRILPSEARVAIKSIEPGTAFGPDFISADSLRLVAINFM; from the coding sequence ATGCTGCTCAGAGatttacgagcctgtgctgatcGTGgtctcgaagccgcgcacgacagcACTAGCTGCAGGAAAGCGATGCAGGAGgatttttcgaaatacagACAgcagaagattctagaagcagcacaaagaaaaacgagtctaaagaagtgtcGCAGGGATCTCTGCGACTATAATATTTCGCTAGCAGCTTTGCTCACCGAAGACGAAAAGAGGTTCTATACCAACCTTtttcgttcatcaactcctgcgtcaagcccgatcatctcCGCTGGTGGAGTTCCACcgcggattctcccttcggaagcacgcgtcgctatcaagagcatagaacctggcacagccttcggccctgattttatatcagcagactctCTTCGGCTGGTGGCCATCAACTTCATGTAA
- a CDS encoding hypothetical protein (NECATOR_CHRIII.G9913.T1) → MTRHPYQLLGVRSLNSGRRRVLKEVLLPILVGISIGYVLGLIISFEETDSIEHLVQIEHDVPETTLFFLRCVILVHPEAKRPLNFMTAIRDTYGSICNQTIYYTNSKEMKKKAGDQYVVVVDSNSNGFYWNYFKTVVEMSSEVPAQWTYVGDEQGSLSVENLRRLVRTVNHRKPIIFGRIFVQKSFLYYIFPFLHPERISLQSGIVLSTSAIKNLSQCKGYFLPRATESTLFACAKETGIQTIDPVDEDGMHLFHEKDMKTLIPEAYGPSHQHGDVKSAAGCCSDHAISFGQMSFKDIRLADFASLHWRVFGMGGFEEVNASYAIDPNVFLPKTTATLAPKNISKALPKSIKQQTRSVPKPPSEQKKTVVAEKKEKLSAN, encoded by the exons ATGACAAGACATCCTTACCAGTTACTGGGTGTACGTTCCTTGAACAGTGGAAGACGACGAGTTTTGAA ggAGGTTTTACTACCGATCCTTGTCGGGATTTCCATAGGATATGTGCTAGGCCTCATAATTAGTTTCGAAGAAACTGATTCGATTGAACATCTTGTACAAATTGAACATG ATGTCCCTGAAACAACGTTATTCTTCCTTCGATGTGTGATCTTAGTTCATCCCGAGGCTAAG AGACCTCTCAACTTTATGACAGCAATAAGAGACACCTATGGATCAATATGTAATCAAACTATTTACTACACTAATTCGAaagagatgaagaagaaagcaGGAG ATCAGTACGTCGTCGTTGTTGATTCCAACTCTAATGGATTCTATTggaattatttcaaaacagTTGTTGAAATGTCATCGGAG GTGCCAGCCCAGTGGACCTACGTTGGCGATGAACAGGGCTCGTTATCAGTGGAGAATTTGCGAAGACTCGTTCGAACTGTAAATCATCGGAAGCCGATCATATTTGGCAGGATATTTGTGCAAAA GTCATTTCTTTATTACATCTTCCCATTTCTTCATCCGGAACGAATATCACTTCAGAGTGGAATCGTACTTTCCACCTCg GCAATCAAAAATCTTTCTCAATGTAAAGGATATTTTCTTCCACGGGCCACCGAATCCACGTTATTCGCTTGTGCTAAAGAAACTGGAATCCAAACAATTGATCCAGTGGATGAA GATGGTATGCatcttttccatgaaaaagatATGAAGACACTGATTCCCGAGGCATATGGACCAAGTCATCAACACGGT GATGTTAAATCCGCCGCCGGATGTTGTTCCGATCATGCGATTTCGTTCGGTCAAATGAGTTTTAAGGATATAAGACTAGCTGATTTTGCCTCATTACATTGGAGAGTGTTTGGAATGGGAG GTTTCGAGGAGGTGAACGCCAGCTACGCTATCGATCCGAACGTTTTTCTGCCTAAAACGACAGCAACGTTGGCGCCGAAGAATATCAGTAAAGCACTGCCAAAATCGATAAAACAACAAACCAGGAGTGTTCCTAAACCTCCTagtgagcagaaaaaaactgtggttgcggagaaaaaggaaaaattatcgGCAAACTAG
- a CDS encoding hypothetical protein (NECATOR_CHRIII.G9921.T1) produces MALRVQHSKKAMEFFINFSTGSRATLQYRELPSRVLDFEHTETPPDQQGKGVAKMLVKEGFKYAAENNYKVKPTCWYVAKYLDEMATEDERKLSITYASNL; encoded by the exons ATGGCGCTGCGAGTTCAACACAGCAAAAAAGCTATGGAGTTTTTCATTAACTTCA GTACTGGAAGCCGGGCGACGCTACAATATCGTGAACTACCCAGTAGAGTGCTCGACTTTGAACACACCGAAACACCACCTGATCAGCAAGGAAAAGGAGTTGCAAAGATGCTTgtgaag GAAGGTTTTAAATATGCAGCTGAAAACAACTACAAAGTGAAGCCGACGTGCTGGTATGTGGCAAAATATCTGGATGAAATGGCAACCGAAGACGAACGGAAACTTTCGATTACCTACGCAAGCAATTTATAG
- a CDS encoding hypothetical protein (NECATOR_CHRIII.G9918.T1), whose product MVRRRTASPRPSAPVRSSPPPTMRSAPAPAPAPMSSMPARTAAPPMGAPHPAPAAPAQPGLMAQMAATAGGVAIGSAVGHAVGSMFTGGGGHSAEAAPAQAAPAPAAAAPQGQAYSQPCEFEWKQFIECTQNQSDVSLCNGFNEAFKQCKARYA is encoded by the exons atgGTCCGTCGACGAACTGCTTCGCCAAGACCTTCTGCTCCTGTTCGTTCTTCACCACCACCAACTATGCGATCTGCTCCTGCTCCAGCTCCCGCTCCAATGTCATCAATGCCGGCTAGAACAG CTGCTCCTCCAATGGGAGCTCCTCATCCAGCTCCGGCTGCTCCAGCTCAGCCTGGATTGATGGCTCAAATGGCAGCAACTGCGGGAGGTGTTGCTATAGGAAGTGCTGTT GGTCATGCTGTTGGTAGCATGTTCACAGGAGGCGGTGGACATTCTGCAGAAGCTGCTCCTGCTCAAGCAGCACCAGCTCCAGCAGCTGCTGCCCCTCAAGGACAAGCATACAGTCAGCCTTGTGAATTCGAATGGAAACAGTTCATTGAATG CACTCAAAACCAATCGGATGTGTCTCTTTGCAACGGATTCAACGAAGCTTTCAAACAGTGCAAGGCACGTTATGCTTAA
- a CDS encoding hypothetical protein (NECATOR_CHRIII.G9916.T1) — protein MEKVFRRSTTNQTNLAPSYRPWRDERLSSHWSGIEPPTDHRAATAEPLTDCATLPHYLIHHSIKKRSLLSSVDKMRCMLMVLLNDDYMNVI, from the exons ATGGAGAAAGTTTTCCGGCGTTCCACGACGAATCAG aCAAATTTGGCACCAagttatcgaccctggagggatgaaaggcttagttcgCACTGGAGCGGAATTGAACCTCCGACCGATCatcgtgcagccacagcggaacctcttaccgactgcgctacccTGCCACATTATCTTATACACCACTCAATAAAGAAGAGATCTCTGTTATCCAGTGTG GACAAAATGAGGTGTATGCTGATGGTTCTGCTGAACGACGACTATATGAATGTCATATAA
- a CDS encoding hypothetical protein (NECATOR_CHRIII.G9914.T1), which translates to MRMSAKASSTNEAGTMLKELNETGKRIGLRINRTKIQFMKKSYCEDEGVQLEGSQIVETSSYVYLGRSMNMENDLKKELEQKDDTSVGSISTRIRILHLKSVPPQIRGMMPLKDKVYERVPGLYNDLGGGVGTILAPSYRPRRDERLGEHWGGFEPLIDHVDTAELLTDCTTPAPT; encoded by the exons ATGCGGATGAGCGCTAAAGCAAG taGCACCAATGAAGCAGGAACGATGCTCAAAGAACTGAACGAAACAGgtaagagaataggactgcgaataaacagaacgAAGatacagttcatgaagaagtcctactgcgaggacgaaggagtacaacttgaaggctcccaaatcgtggaaacttcttCATATGTAtatctcggacgttctatgaatatggaaaacgacttgaagaaagaactAGAGCAGAAGGATGATACCAGCGTGGGCAGCATTAGTactcgtataagaatactccacctgaaatccgtaccacctcagattcgtgggatgatgcctttaaaggataaG gtttacgaacgtgttcctggcctatacaatgacttgggaGGGGGAGTAGGG aCAATTTTGGCACCGagttatcgaccccggagggatgaaaggcttggtgagcactggggcggattcgaacctctgatcgatcatgTAGACACAGCAGAACTTCTTACCGattgcactacacccgccccaactTAA
- a CDS encoding hypothetical protein (NECATOR_CHRIII.G9920.T1) encodes MSARALHYVFKIGDRKASYEFFTKVLQMKVLRHEEFEEGCKASCNGPYNGKWSKTMVGYGCEDDHFVIELTYNYEIGSYTLGNDYMGIFIESDDLHKAIEGRKDAKKLPCGKLQITDPDGHWFLICPGKGPPKVIKVGVRVQDVKKSVDYWTNQLGMKIVEERDGGRVTMSYGEGQCRLEVRQLLEGTKLDRGSAYGRIAFAYPDEKLSELQSKIKAAKLPIMKELVTLDTPGKASVQVVILLDPDNHEICFVGDKGFRELSKVDPRADELIRKEIENDNSSSWFKDGKKKV; translated from the exons aTGAGTGCAAGAGCCCTGCATTATGTCTTCAAAATCGGCGATAGGAAGGCTTCTTATGAGTTCTTTACAAAAGTGTTGCAGATGAAG GTTCTACGACacgaagaatttgaagaaggcTGCAAAGCGTCTTGCAATGG ACCATATAATGGGAAATGGAGCAAAACAATGGTTGGATATGGTTGTGAAGATGATCATTTCGTTATTGAATTAACATACAACTATGAAATCGGGTCTTATACACTCGGTAACGACTACATG GGTATCTTCATCGAATCCGATGATCTGCACAAAGCTATCGAAGGTCGAAAGGATGCTAAGAAATTGCCATGTGGGAAGCTCCAG ATAACGGATCCAGACGGTCACTGGTTCCTTATATGCCCTGGGAAAGGACCTCCAAAGGTGATAAAAGTAGGTGTGCGAGTACAGGATGTGAAGAAAAGTGTAG ATTATTGGACGAATCAACTTGGCATGAAGATCGTTGAAGAGAGGGATGGTGGACGTGTAACCATGAGTTACGGAGAGGGTCAG TGCCGTCTTGAAGTGCGTCAGCTCCTTGAAGGCACTAAACTAGACCGTGGCAGTGCTTATGGACGAATTGCTTTTGCTTATCCGGATGAAAAG TTGTCCGAATtgcaatcaaaaatcaaagcgGCAAAACTACCTATCATGAAGGAGCTGGTGACGCTGGACACACCTGGAAAAGCCAGCGTACAAGTCGTAATTCTTCTTGATCCT GATAACCACGAGATCTGCTTCGTCGGGGATAAGGGATTCCGTGAACTTAGTAAGGTGGACCCCAGAGCCGATGAATTAATAcgcaaagaaattgaaaacgaCAACAGCTCATCCTGGTTCaaagatggaaagaaaaaagtttga
- a CDS encoding hypothetical protein (NECATOR_CHRIII.G9915.T1) produces MKGFVNTTACGFEPPIDRAGSGTSNRYTTPALSNRLEVYRNRIGRELESIDRRPVNDECERIGGGGPMRTLSAAGGSANTDRSRHSSDKSPTEIVTHSLTAA; encoded by the exons atgaaaggcttcgtgAACACTACTGcctgcggattcgaacctccgatcgatcgtgcaggaagcggaacctctaaccgctacactacacccgccctaagcAATAG GTTAGAGGTGTATCGTAACCGAATCGGTAGAGAACTTGAGTCGATCGATAGAAGACCGGTTAACGACGAGTGTGAAAGGATAGGAGGGGGAGGCCCAATGAGGACGTTGAGCGCCGCCGGTGGATCAGCAAATACCGACCGATCTCGTCACTCATCCGACAAATCACCGACCGAGATTGTCACTCATTCACTCACCGCTGCGTAG
- a CDS encoding hypothetical protein (NECATOR_CHRIII.G9919.T1) → MATVGFIGLGNMGAHMARNLMKNGHKLVVYDINKTVLSAFKADGADVAGSPAEVAAAAKDIITMLPSSPHVRKAYGGDDGLLKKMQPGTLCIDSSTIDQTASIEVADWCKEKESTYVDAPVSGGVTGAQNATLTFMLGSGKCQKTFDRATSLIKFMGKNMVNCGEVGAGQAAKICNNMLLAIEMAGVAETMNLGIKMGLDAKVLAGIINTSSGRCWSSDTYNPVPGVIQGIPPSNGYQGGFGSALMAKDLSLAQNASTTTQSPTPLGSLAHQIYRLLAQDPKYSSKDFGIVYQFLKNQN, encoded by the exons ATGGCAACTGTTGGATTCATCGGACTTGGGAACATGGGTGCTCACATGGCACGTAATCTGATGAAAAATGGACACAAATTAGTTGTTTATGATATTAACAAAACTGTACTTTCAGCTTTTAAA GCGGACGGAGCCGATGTGGCCGGCAGTCCGGCAGAAGTGGCTGCTGCTGCTAAGGACATTATAACAATGCTGCCAAGCAGTCCACACGTTAGAAAAGCGTACGGAGGAGACGATGGTCTATTAAA aaaaatgcagCCAGGCACCCTATGTATTGATTCATCCACCATTGATCAAACAGCGTCGATAGAAGTAGCCGATTGGTGCAAGGAGAAGGAGAGCACGTATGTGGATGCTCCAGTATCCGGTGGAGTAACAG GCGCTCAAAATGCTACTTTGACGTTTATGTTGGGCAGtggaaaatgtcaaaaaacgTTCGATCGGGCAACATCGCTCATCAAATTCATGGGGAAGAACATG GTTAACTGCGGGGAAGTTGGTGCTGGCCAAGCCGCCAAAATTTGTAATAACATGCTTTTGGCCATAGAGATGGCAGGAGTTGCTGAAACCATGAATCTTGGTATCAA GATGGGTTTGGATGCTAAGGTGCTCGCTGGTATCATAAACACATCTTCGGGACGATGCTGGTCCTCCGACACTTATAATCCAGTGCCCGGTGTTATCCAAGGGATCCCGCCTAGTAATGGATACCAAGGAGGTTTTGGCAGTGCATTAATGGCAAAG GACCTATCATTGGCACAAAACGCGTCAACAACGACTCAATCACCGACTCCACTTGGATCGTTAGCCCATCAAATCTATCGACTCCTTGCCCAAGACCCCAAATACTCTTCCAAGGATTTTGGCATTGTGtaccaatttttgaaaaatcagaattgA